The sequence TTCAAATGGATCCCCTGCCAAATGAAAGTACATGGAACACACCAACACATGTTCTTGAAGATATTGTACTTCCACCTCATGGAAAGAGACCTCCGGGAAggccaaaaaataaaagacatactCAACTGAGAGAAGATGGATTCAAGAAGGCGAAAATTACATGCAGCAATTGTGGACAACATGATCACAACAGGAAGACTTGCAAAAATGTCAGGccttatgatcaagaataaaaaaataatttgtttagtaGTTTGTTTTAGAAGCTCATTGACTCTACGAATTTGGATCATGTTCGGTTATAtggtttatatttttagttcCGCAATCTCGTGTTATTCAGTTTAATAGAATGCTTTCTTAGTTGTGCAATCTCATGTTATTCAGTTTACTGGAATGTTTCTATGTGTATAGTtacattttatatgatatatagaTGAAATGATATAGTTTACTGGAATAACTCAGTTGAGCTTGAGGCTTGGAAATGTCTTGCTGAGTATATTTGTCAGGTTGGGGAATTTGGGTGATGCTTGGTATGTTTTTGGTTTGTTAGTATTTTTGTAATATAGCTTTAATTCaaagtttaattcacttgttagtatttgtgtaatacaacttTAGCTTAGGTTTAATTCAGGTTTAATTCAATTGTTACATAgatttaattcaagtttaattcaggTTTAATTCAATTGTTACCATTTGTGTAGTATAgatttaattcaagtttaattcaggtttaattcacttgtgGAAATTTTAAGATTAATGTCTTGTTCTAATTctataaagaaaaataggatttcaaaaaaataaatagtatcGATTCGTAACACAGAAGTTCATATATTTgcaaccaaaaaaaatacatgattttttttatagttttcacAACTTATTGAGGTTTCATGTTTACCTcgaaaattacaattttttactaCTCAAATTACATATTCAAATAAAACTATAACTTTAAATCAAcctaattacaattttttactaCCATTTCCTGCCAGTTTTACATGAGCATTCATAGTGTCATTCAAACAGAAGTATGAGGAGCATTGACTTCTTTAAACTCAATCATGCATACTTCCAGCAAGCTGGATAGACATGGGCAACGACTTGTTGCTCCCAAACAAACTAACATATGTAGCATTCCAACTGCAAAGACAAAATTCCTTAGAGGAAGTACAAACAGAAAGGATCAATAAGGACACAAAGAAGGAACAACTTCAAATAGAAGACTTACATATAAACAACACAGTTAGGTATATAATATCAAGACTTACAAAATAGACCAATACAATTTTTCATAGCCATAGTAACTACAAATTGTTTTACATTATATAGTTTTCATAGTCATACTAACTAATATAACTATATTCCTTTATCTAACTGGTCTTTCGTCTTCACTTTGAAGGTCACTCGCTTGCTTCCTTCTTGCATATTCCCATAATATAGCTCCAAATCTCTTTCGGACAATGTCTGCCTTTACTTGTTGATTTTGAATATGTTGGCCATTACTTACAAACTCCGCAAATGCAGCAACGAAAACTCCACAATCCctacaaaattcaatataaaattattatcaaaaaatcaatttaataattaaaaaaaaacacatatttgaTAATACTTACAGCGAATCCTCATTTTGTCTGGGAACATCTTTAGTTATGAAATGAAACTCAATTTTCTCGAACTCATTTATCTCACTGTATTTTGGTGTTGACTTCAATTCAGGACGCTTATCATAGAACTTAACCACACTTAGATAATATGGTAAAACAACCGAAAGCAtctcaacaatattttttacctCTAAATTCACCCCACCCCTAGCCGGAAATGAATCATACACCTCCAATGACCTTTGCCCAATATCAAACACCACAAAAATCCAGTGACGATTCTCTTTAATGTTTAGTGGAATAAGAACAAAATCCACTTTATCCCACGAGGTACTTGCCAACAAACGACGTCCACTGATATACCGGGCAATATCATCAGAAtctaaaactttaaaatttttcttatcCTCATGAGCATCACAAAGTTTAAAGAAAGAATTGGTAATCTTTGTCTTGAAAACACAATCAGTCGTCGTAAAACGAACATTACTGTTGGtttcatattttcctttctttcttagGTAATAGAAAATGACATCAATAtgctgcaaaaaaaaaaaaaaaaaacttatgaaaCAGAATAGTGACAGAACAGTGCAGAAATTTCAACTCAAAGTTAAGGGAAAACTCTGTTTTCGCCCCAAGTGTggctcattcatcacatattgGTGAAACACAACAGTGATAGAACTTATGAAGATGTTCAATTTCTACCAGAAAAAAACTTAGAGACAACAGTAACTTACTGAAGCtgacatattttatataatattctagctcatgtatatgcatatatgtGGATTCTTAATGATACAATGAAcctcaaaagaaaagaattgaaGCTAAAATGACAAGAACATGATTACAAGTTTCATTCTTTTCGCAATATCCTGAGCTTTTGTCCCTCTTGAAAGACAGAGACAAAGGGAACAAGAACAGAAAGAAAAATGACTTGCAAGCTATAGAATTACAATGTCACACAACTAAAGAGCTTCAATAGATGAAAAATACAATCTATCTACACAACTAAACAGAAAGAATTTTAGTTGAGACAAAGGCAAACTCAAGATTAAGAAACAGAACGaatcaaagaaatattaacgtccaactaaaatttatataacaaacctcatcacaccatTGTTGTCCAGAATGTGCCAATTTGAAAAACCAGAGTCTTTCATCTACCGTACAGATACCCAATTCAAATGCTGGATTGATAACATTAAGAGCATCTGTATAAGGTTTCTTTCCCCTATCAAAacagaacaaaaattaaaaaatactcaAAACCGAGACAGGAACAACTAAAAAAGAGGCAAATACGAAACTAAAAAAGAGGTACAGAGCGTTCCACAAGTTGAATTAAGCTtgtatatattatgaattaGGAAAATTATcccaaaaacatcaaaataaattaccTCTTTTTTATACCCATATAAAGCCACTTAGTGAATGAATCGATCAAATCAGATTCATCATCTCCTCCGCTTGCATATAAAAAAGGATGTTTTGTCTCAAAAACCTGACGTGTAACACATAAAGTTCCTCCAGATTCAAAATGTTGTGTGAAGGGAGATGTTATTAACTTTCCTGGATTTTTCTTTCTGCCACGTTTCTTCGGTGacactttctttttgttttgatcAACTTGGGCTCTTTTTTTTAGATAAGATTCTTCAGTCCTATTGATCTGAGAAAGATCTTtatcaagtaaaataaagtCATCAAAAGTATGCAAAGGTTTTTGACAATCCTCTGTTGCATCTGCATATAATagatatattgattaatttacaaTCAACAGATGCAACACTTATTTATGTTGGTTTTTTTTACTACATTACCATCAGGTTTCGCCCCAACTGTATTCACATCAGCAGCCTCTTGGACTGtaagcaaaataaatattttaataatgttaTCAAAATAAAACGAAAGAAGTTTAGTTGaagttaagaaaatgaataCCATTTATATCAGCAACAACCTCTGACAGAACTTTTTCAATAGCAATTCCTGCAACATCTTCATCTGTACATAACAAGAACATTTAAAAAAACagaattgaattaaaatatatgaaatatgtaatatatttgtataaaatccTTCATTACCTATTTTACTTGATACTCTTTCAAGATTTTCAACATCAGCAAATCTAACTGTAGCTTTAAGCACTTGAGATTCTTCATTTTGATTTGATCCCATAACATGAGCATCGTTCCCTCTCGATTCATTTACAGCTGCATTAACACGGGGAGAAAATGCTGTATAtgtaattaacatattataaaaaaaacatatcaaagttaactgaaaaatgaaatatcGAATTCGTGTCACTTATAGATTAACTGGAAGAAAATActaaactatatattaaaattatattatgaatataacagaaatttacaaaaaatataaacgAACCTCCATTAAAATCTAATCCACCTGAAAATGTCTCGCTAGCATGCTTCTTAGATGGTTCCTTGACTTCTCGAATAACAGAGCTGCTACCACCACTCTTAGCAAACAGCAAAGAAATATCCTCCAATAATTGTTTGTTTGAGTTCACCACAAATTCTTTGATTTGATTGAATCCTAAATCAATCTTCTCTTCAAGCGctttgttattttcattcacCTAATAGATATTAAATCATAacgaaaatattaaaaaaataacagttttaaaataaaaagccTAAAGTTTAGTTTGTGTATACTTTTACAAGCTCTTTTCTCAATTCTATGACTTCATTGGTCAAAATGTCTAGACCATGACTTGATCCTTTAGGctccaatttcaaaatttcagcaTGGTAATCACGAGTTTCAGGAAGCCTGAATTTGGATACTTCATCTTCACTGGCCACTATGTTCTCAAACTGAAAAACCAAATACACAAAATAACATTAGATATAGTAACTTGAGTTCAAATAAACAATGTAATAAAATGTATTAACTTTGTACAAATACCTTGTTTTTTGTAGGCATGAAGAGACATTTCTCAATATATTTTAACCATGGACTTTCTGCAATTGTCTTCCAATTCAAGATTCTTGGAATAGAATCAGCAACACGAATAGCTATatcttcatcaacctttgaaCAACACTCAAATATCCAAATTTGAAGAGCAAGAGGCAAGCCACCAATTCTATAGTACTTATGTGTTGACTTAAGCTCATGCCTCACAGAATCAGACAACTTTTTGTAGACATCTAAACCCCACGGATATGAATTGAATTTTCCACTTTCCACAAGGTAAAAATCTCTATTGCTAATTTGGTATTCGTTGTCctcatatgaaaataaaaaatcattaatgaagTATAGAACAGCCAATGAAACAGCCGAGTCATCATCTATGAATTTTTTAGCTAAAAACAGTGCACGTAGATGACTCTTTGGAACTGTGATTTTTTCCGGAAAATAACTACTCATCAAACTACATCTAGAATTGGGAACATTGATAGATGTGCCATCACCAACACAATTTAAGCCCGTAACTATCCCAAATTCTCTAAGaccaaaaaataactttttgttatttatttcaataGCAAACACATCATCCGGTGTGTGTTTTAACTCTCTATTTATAAGACAATGAATAAGTTGTAGTTGTGTGCTCGATTTTGGAAGGTCAAGAAAGTACCCAAAACATGTATTCCTAAACATCTCAAGTTGTTTATCAGATAAAGATAGTTTGATTTGTTCAATGACACTATGATTAGTGTAACATGACCACCTACTCGAAATATACACAACATCAGGATGTTTCCAGAATTTACGATCCTGCATATGcattaaacatgaattaaaaatgtgttACTACATACTAAAGATGAATGAAGATGAATTTCACATACTATGTGTCGAAGAAAGGTAGTAATCAGTTGAATAAAAGATGaattaaagttgaaataaagttgaattaaagttgaattaaagttcaattaaagttgaattaaagttgaattaaagttgaatgaaagttgaattaaaGATAATTTCACATACTACATCTAAAAAACAAGCAGCAATCAACATACAACCCATTGCTAAACAACAAATAACTAAGAAGTACTAGCACATACCGGATATCTACTCTCTGGTAGAATGACACTTTTGGGTAAACGATTTCGTGTTTTTCCATCATTCACCGGCCTTTTCTTCTCCaatccatctttatttttcaaactttttgacTGAAATTGAGGAGGTAAATCCTCAAAATCATCATCACTGTCAACGATTTTCTTCGATGTAGATGCCAAagtaacacatatttttttcgATTTCTTCATTGTTTTAACCTCTTTAACTCGTTTTTTACCTTTCTTTTGCTTCTTGTTTTCTTCCTCATTGTTCTTGTCCTCATTGTTCTTCTCCTCATTGTTCTTCTCCCCCGATATTTGTGAGATACCCAAACTAAAACTTGGAATTTCATCCATAGAATTAGAAGACGAAACTTGAAGCTTCTTTCGATTTCTTCGATAAACTTTTGGATTCGAAGCCCTCACTAGACGCGGACTTCTTCTAAGACCTTCTTCCATTAAAATTTGTAcagaaaaatggagaaaaaaacaaacagaaaccctaatttttgacgaggagaagaagagaaaaaaaaagagcgAGAAAGGATATGACGATAATAtgttttactttgtttaaaatttgtataaaaaaggaataaatgggttttaaaattgttttaagttaatatagctaaaagttgacaaaaatggtaataaataaaaagtgtaCTTAAAATtggtaattataaaataaaaggactttgtttatgtaatttttcctttccaTAATCTCGGGTGCAGTTTAAtgggtaaatcacataaatatgttatattataaaaatatttaccatttatgttaacataatttttctaactaaacataatatttttttgaaattaaaaaaattggacGGTCTTCGCCTCTTTCTCAACCCTTTTTCCTATTCTTCTGCTTTTttgactctttttttctttctttttactctTCTGCTTCTTcgcctctttcttcttctttttttactcttttaattttttgtctcTTTCACTGATGTTATTtatctttctcctctttttttttttaattcttgttcttttctttgaactttttatctaaataattatattttcaaatcaatttttttcatgtcactatttttattcaaaaacaagatgaaaagaggaacaaaaagactgcaaatttgtataaaaattacgTTTTTAAGTAGAAActttaaatctttaaaattacAGAAGTAAGAGTTCACCATTGATGATCATTAAaaagcttcaaattttgaattcattatttgaattttataaatttgtgaTAAGTTTGAATAGGTAGTTCCTacaaatgattaaaaatatcgtttggagtttatatctcaattttaagagggcttggttaagtttaaaattgattttaggagaaatattagattgaaataaattaaatataacattGAAATGGTCTTGCAActgtattaaagttgaattaaataatacaattttaatgcaaatttaattcattttgaaattttttgattgatttgtCACTATTGAATACTTGTTTAATCCATTATTAATATAACTTatcaatttatatatcattGTCATATCTTTTGTTAGTTacgtttttcattcatttttaattctcttttctaattcaactttaaatacTGTGTAATACTATTTTAATGCAAACTTAATTCATTTCACggccttttgatttatttgttactattggatacttgtttaattcattattgatacaagtttaattcactctacAAATCATTGTCTTGTCAGTCATAGTTACGTTTTccattcattcttaattctctcttcttattcaaatttaatactgtttaatacaattttaatacaaatttaattcattttgtagttttttattcattatttgttcctattggatacttgtttaattcactctataaatcattgtctaatattttatttattacatttttgtgTTCATgcttaattctctcttctaCCTTAACTTTAATACttgtgtaatacaattttgtatttttaattcaCTTTGCGATTAATCAATTGATTTGTTACgattattgatacaagttttattcagtTTACATGCAGATCAAAGAATGCTCTTTTGTTTTCTACATTCtgcattcatatttaattctcttctaataattcaactttaatttgtctgtaatacattttttaattcaagtttaattcattttgtagtttCTTATGCCTCTTCATTTTTTACGATTATATTACttctcttctaataattcaactttaatatgtttgtaatacattttaattaaagtttaattcattttacagtTTTTATGCCTCTtcatttgttattattatattacttgTCTAATTATCTAtaaatacaagttttattcaatCTAGAATTATTGACTATTTTAcagaaaaaaaagggaaaaaaaagcaATAGAAGTAGAGGGAGaaagagcaaaaaaaaaaaaaaggacaaaagaaagaaaaaaagaaaaaaagggagaaagaaacaagaaagaaaaagcgagacagagaaaaaaaaagaaagagcgACACagagtaaagaaaaaaaattaaaaaggttgctataaatggtaataattaaagagtatatttaaaataagtaattattttttaaaaggaatcCATTCACGTAATTAATCCCtgtttaattttgagaaaatttttttgagcaactttcacatatagcaaataaaaaattcatatttgtatgttatagcaaagtttgcataattgcgctttatagcaaacatagaaactgtataattcgctatacatatacacttgaagcaaattgtataaaacaaactgcataaaacaagaaagagaaagatacttgggcagagaactgtataaaaacgaagtgtataaaacgattgtattattataagtgtatagaacgattatatacaatttgaatttgtataaaatgagaaagagagaaagacaaaataaacttgacaaggaatatacaattgaatcgaattgtataaaacgagaaagagagaaattagatacaatttgaaaattgtataaaacgagaaagagagaaaggcaaaagaaactagGCAGgggaatatttttattgtataattataagtgtataggacgaaaatatatgtgtacttgcatgtgtatatacaattttctcacgctttatacaaacagaaacgcaatttatacatttcgcttctgtttgtataagtgagaaaggcgagggtggcgagcgagatttgggagagtggcaagcaagatctggaagaggggagagaggggaacaaaaatatatgtatttatacaattttctctgctttatacaattagaaacaatttttatacacttgtgtttgtataaaaagtgaggaagcgagcgagatattgaaggagagtggcgagcgagatatttgggagagaggcgcctggcaattttttgcaaacgtttgatATAGAGCACAATTAAATAAAACCCTAACTATTCCATTaattttagattattagtttgctattatatacaattttcccaattttataattgacattatatatatgactaatttttttaggaaaaattacttatatacacacATTAACTTATCTTATTTTCCATTTATCcctatctttttaaaatattttataaattccttatttctttcaatttctaaaaaattcTGATACATTAAATCTACCAGCCAAACCCACTTTTACTATTCTTTTTTCACTCCCTAAATTCACTCCACATTCTTAGCAGTTAcaattttcaaatcaattttattttaaaaaagattctCTATCCCATCAATCTATTTCAAACATATGAGTAGTAGGGATTGTGCTTCATCGttgtcttcttcttaaaaaaaattgttcagtTTTTGTTCTTGATACATATGAATCAGGCTCCatcttttgataaatttttcaaatcGATTTCGATTGTAAACGTGAATCTCCAATGATTTAGAATATCTCACATtaaataacttctttttttgtttgtattttttttgagttGATCTCGTCATGGTTCCTCTTCAACCATTGTTGTTTTCAACCTCTTCTTCCTTCATCATCTTCGTTGTaccataatattataaatatggttgtgtatttttttatttgtcttgtGAGATCAAATGAGTTTTTAATAGACTATGTTTGTGGGTGAGTGTTTCATTTTGCCTATGTGTTACAacgttttaatgtattttttatggttttttttaGATCGAgatgtatttttgttgtttctggtgaaatttttatgtacttTTTTCATTATGAGATATTTGTATCAATATATTTAAGGGTATCAATTTACTATTGTACTTTTTGTACCAAAGTAATCAAATGTATTATTTGttgatatatatttgtattaatatatttgaCTTATACATTTATATCAAGATATTCAAGTATATCAGTTCATTTAGTATCTATttctttgatttaaatttttgtcTTCCCCTGTTGTTAGTTGctttaaatttgatatattattgcTGAAGATACAGTATCATATTGTTATGTATCTTGTTTAAATTTCGCATTTACACATTAAATCCTAAATTGTAATCtattttgttgatatattatgataaatgtATCAAAGGTTAAAGTTATACGATGGAATGTAATCTCCATAACAATGTATCATAATCTAAAATAGTTGAATATATGATACTGACTTacatttaatgaatatatgatcttatattttatatcagATGCAAATCAATATCAGTTTGTTACAAATAAGACCCTGAATTTAGTCcattaattgatatttatgttcAATGTATCAAAGACTAAAGTTCAACTTATATTATGGGTGTAAACTACAGAACAATGTACATGATgcttaaatatcatattatgaATATACGATGTTACATTTTGTAGCAGATTCAAGTATCTGTTAAATTGTATACAACATCATTTGGTATTGGGTATCAATTACTATTTATTATCATTAAGTATCAACTAAGGACTAATAGTCAATTCATAGTACTAGCTCAAGACAATTTAGTTAATGTTGAATAGAGATTATCTATTAATTCTTAGGCACTTTTTTTTATAGTGTTATTGTTTTTGAGATACATTAACTctagttttagaattttttgtttttattgctTTAAGATAGTCGTACTCAAGTTTTAGAGTGTTTCtctaaaaagttatttattttgtgtaacgacctgtttagtcgttttgagcaacaaattttatttctggaaaaactggctgagtcgacggatcccacgacggaccgtcatgggcacgacggaccgtcgagggtgtctcgttccaaaacacttagaattctgaaatttgggtactgagatcgactctctgaacttcgcgacgaaatggcaggacggaccgtcgcaggcacgacgggccgtcacagacccttcactgaaatttagtctctgagctttgtgacggacctgcaggacggaccgtcacagttgtgacggaccgtcacagtcagcTCACTCGGTCGgaaattctgctaaagttttaaaggggc comes from Solanum pennellii chromosome 1, SPENNV200 and encodes:
- the LOC107031697 gene encoding uncharacterized protein LOC107031697 isoform X3 translates to MEEGLRRSPRLVRASNPKVYRRNRKKLQVSSSNSMDEIPSFSLGISQISGEKNNEEKNNEDKNNEEENKKQKKGKKRVKEVKTMKKSKKICVTLASTSKKIVDSDDDFEDLPPQFQSKSLKNKDGLEKKRPVNDGKTRNRLPKSVILPESRYPDRKFWKHPDVVYISSRWSCYTNHSVIEQIKLSLSDKQLEMFRNTCFGYFLDLPKSSTQLQLIHCLINRELKHTPDDVFAIEINNKKLFFGLREFGIVTGLNCVGDGTSINVPNSRCSLMSSYFPEKITVPKSHLRALFLAKKFIDDDSAVSLAVLYFINDFLFSYEDNEYQISNRDFYLVESGKFNSYPWGLDVYKKLSDSVRHELKSTHKYYRIGGLPLALQIWIFECCSKVDEDIAIRVADSIPRILNWKTIAESPWLKYIEKCLFMPTKNKFENIVASEDEVSKFRLPETRDYHAEILKLEPKGSSHGLDILTNEVIELRKELVKVNENNKALEEKIDLGFNQIKEFVVNSNKQLLEDISLLFAKSGGSSSVIREVKEPSKKHASETFSGGLDFNGAFSPRVNAAVNESRGNDAHVMGSNQNEESQVLKATVRFADVENLERVSSKIDEDVAGIAIEKVLSEVVADINVQEAADVNTVGAKPDDLSQINRTEESYLKKRAQVDQNKKKVSPKKRGRKKNPGKLITSPFTQHFESGGTLCVTRQVFETKHPFLYASGGDDESDLIDSFTKWLYMGIKKRGKKPYTDALNVINPAFELGICTVDERLWFFKLAHSGQQWCDEHIDVIFYYLRKKGKYETNSNVRFTTTDCVFKTKITNSFFKLCDAHEDKKNFKVLDSDDIARYISGRRLLASTSWDKVDFVLIPLNIKENRHWIFVVFDIGQRSLEVYDSFPARGGVNLEVKNIVEMLSVVLPYYLSVVKFYDKRPELKSTPKYSEINEFEKIEFHFITKDVPRQNEDSLDCGVFVAAFAEFVSNGQHIQNQQVKADIVRKRFGAILWEYARRKQASDLQSEDERPVR
- the LOC107031697 gene encoding uncharacterized protein LOC107031697 isoform X1 — its product is MEEGLRRSPRLVRASNPKVYRRNRKKLQVSSSNSMDEIPSFSLGISQISGEKNNEEKNNEDKNNEEENKKQKKGKKRVKEVKTMKKSKKICVTLASTSKKIVDSDDDFEDLPPQFQSKSLKNKDGLEKKRPVNDGKTRNRLPKSVILPESRYPDRKFWKHPDVVYISSRWSCYTNHSVIEQIKLSLSDKQLEMFRNTCFGYFLDLPKSSTQLQLIHCLINRELKHTPDDVFAIEINNKKLFFGLREFGIVTGLNCVGDGTSINVPNSRCSLMSSYFPEKITVPKSHLRALFLAKKFIDDDSAVSLAVLYFINDFLFSYEDNEYQISNRDFYLVESGKFNSYPWGLDVYKKLSDSVRHELKSTHKYYRIGGLPLALQIWIFECCSKVDEDIAIRVADSIPRILNWKTIAESPWLKYIEKCLFMPTKNKFENIVASEDEVSKFRLPETRDYHAEILKLEPKGSSHGLDILTNEVIELRKELVKVNENNKALEEKIDLGFNQIKEFVVNSNKQLLEDISLLFAKSGGSSSVIREVKEPSKKHASETFSGGLDFNGAFSPRVNAAVNESRGNDAHVMGSNQNEESQVLKATVRFADVENLERVSSKIDEDVAGIAIEKVLSEVVADINVQEAADVNTVGAKPDDATEDCQKPLHTFDDFILLDKDLSQINRTEESYLKKRAQVDQNKKKVSPKKRGRKKNPGKLITSPFTQHFESGGTLCVTRQVFETKHPFLYASGGDDESDLIDSFTKWLYMGIKKRGKKPYTDALNVINPAFELGICTVDERLWFFKLAHSGQQWCDEHIDVIFYYLRKKGKYETNSNVRFTTTDCVFKTKITNSFFKLCDAHEDKKNFKVLDSDDIARYISGRRLLASTSWDKVDFVLIPLNIKENRHWIFVVFDIGQRSLEVYDSFPARGGVNLEVKNIVEMLSVVLPYYLSVVKFYDKRPELKSTPKYSEINEFEKIEFHFITKDVPRQNEDSLDCGVFVAAFAEFVSNGQHIQNQQVKADIVRKRFGAILWEYARRKQASDLQSEDERPVR
- the LOC107031697 gene encoding uncharacterized protein LOC107031697 isoform X2, whose amino-acid sequence is MEEGLRRSPRLVRASNPKVYRRNRKKLQVSSSNSMDEIPSFSLGISQISGEKNNEEKNNEDKNNEEENKKQKKGKKRVKEVKTMKKSKKICVTLASTSKKIVDSDDDFEDLPPQFQSKSLKNKDGLEKKRPVNDGKTRNRLPKSVILPESRYPDRKFWKHPDVVYISSRWSCYTNHSVIEQIKLSLSDKQLEMFRNTCFGYFLDLPKSSTQLQLIHCLINRELKHTPDDVFAIEINNKKLFFGLREFGIVTGLNCVGDGTSINVPNSRCSLMSSYFPEKITVPKSHLRALFLAKKFIDDDSAVSLAVLYFINDFLFSYEDNEYQISNRDFYLVESGKFNSYPWGLDVYKKLSDSVRHELKSTHKYYRIGGLPLALQIWIFECCSKVDEDIAIRVADSIPRILNWKTIAESPWLKYIEKCLFMPTKNKFENIVASEDEVSKFRLPETRDYHAEILKLEPKGSSHGLDILTNEVIELRKELVKVNENNKALEEKIDLGFNQIKEFVVNSNKQLLEDISLLFAKSGGSSSVIREVKEPSKKHASETFSGGLDFNGAVNESRGNDAHVMGSNQNEESQVLKATVRFADVENLERVSSKIDEDVAGIAIEKVLSEVVADINVQEAADVNTVGAKPDDATEDCQKPLHTFDDFILLDKDLSQINRTEESYLKKRAQVDQNKKKVSPKKRGRKKNPGKLITSPFTQHFESGGTLCVTRQVFETKHPFLYASGGDDESDLIDSFTKWLYMGIKKRGKKPYTDALNVINPAFELGICTVDERLWFFKLAHSGQQWCDEHIDVIFYYLRKKGKYETNSNVRFTTTDCVFKTKITNSFFKLCDAHEDKKNFKVLDSDDIARYISGRRLLASTSWDKVDFVLIPLNIKENRHWIFVVFDIGQRSLEVYDSFPARGGVNLEVKNIVEMLSVVLPYYLSVVKFYDKRPELKSTPKYSEINEFEKIEFHFITKDVPRQNEDSLDCGVFVAAFAEFVSNGQHIQNQQVKADIVRKRFGAILWEYARRKQASDLQSEDERPVR